The following are from one region of the Segatella oris genome:
- a CDS encoding adenine phosphoribosyltransferase codes for MNKQLLLDNLRSIPDWPIKGVNFRDVTTLFKSPEALREIAEEMYDIYKEKGITKIVGIESRGFVMSSAVAVKLGAGIVLCRKPGKLPCETVQESYAKEYGIDTIEIHKDAINENDVILLHDDLLATGGTMKAACNLVKKFHPKKIYCNFIIELNTEFPESRELFDKDIEISSLLKF; via the coding sequence ATGAATAAACAACTATTATTAGACAATCTGCGCAGCATTCCAGATTGGCCCATTAAAGGTGTCAACTTTCGTGATGTTACTACCCTGTTCAAAAGCCCAGAAGCACTCCGCGAAATCGCGGAAGAGATGTATGACATCTATAAAGAAAAGGGAATAACTAAAATTGTAGGCATAGAGAGTCGCGGCTTTGTCATGTCATCAGCCGTAGCTGTAAAGTTAGGTGCAGGCATCGTGTTATGTCGCAAACCAGGCAAACTGCCTTGTGAAACTGTACAAGAAAGCTACGCCAAGGAATATGGCATAGACACCATTGAAATTCACAAAGATGCCATTAATGAGAATGATGTCATTCTTCTTCACGACGATTTACTCGCTACAGGCGGCACAATGAAAGCAGCATGTAATTTAGTTAAGAAGTTTCACCCAAAGAAAATATATTGCAACTTCATTATTGAACTAAACACAGAGTTCCCTGAAAGCCGAGAACTTTTCGACAAAGACATTGAGATCTCATCCTTACTGAAATTCTAA
- the deoC gene encoding deoxyribose-phosphate aldolase — translation MAYTKTILPQNEGKEMKNEDKSKYEKALELYDTNLNDAEIQASVKKIIEEKVPQNDTMEVKKFLFGSIELTTLSTTDTEEKVLKMIEKVNQFDREYPDIPHVAAVCVYPVFTELVANSLEIDGVEITNVCGNFPSSQARMEVKVAETKLAVADGATEIDIVLPVGKFLSGDFEGVCDDINEMKQACGEAPMKVILETGDLENCSNIKKAALLSMYAGADYIKTSTGKEKVSATPEAAYVMCQAIKEYYDKTGIQIGFKPAGGINTVTDAITYYTIVKELLGEKWLTNKWFRMGTSRLTNLLLSEILGKETKFF, via the coding sequence ATGGCATATACAAAGACTATCCTGCCACAAAACGAAGGCAAGGAGATGAAGAATGAAGACAAGAGCAAGTATGAGAAAGCTCTTGAATTGTATGACACCAACCTCAACGACGCCGAAATTCAGGCCTCCGTAAAGAAGATTATCGAGGAAAAAGTGCCACAGAATGATACTATGGAGGTAAAGAAATTCCTCTTCGGAAGTATCGAACTCACAACACTCAGCACTACGGACACAGAAGAGAAAGTGCTCAAAATGATTGAGAAAGTCAATCAGTTCGACCGCGAGTACCCAGACATCCCCCATGTTGCAGCCGTTTGTGTCTATCCCGTCTTTACCGAACTCGTGGCCAATAGCCTTGAAATTGATGGTGTAGAAATTACCAACGTATGCGGAAATTTCCCTTCCTCACAGGCCCGGATGGAAGTAAAGGTGGCCGAAACTAAGTTGGCAGTGGCCGACGGTGCCACCGAAATAGATATCGTTCTCCCTGTAGGCAAGTTCCTCAGTGGCGACTTTGAAGGTGTCTGCGATGATATCAACGAGATGAAACAGGCTTGTGGAGAAGCACCTATGAAGGTTATCCTTGAGACCGGAGACTTAGAAAACTGCAGTAATATCAAGAAAGCTGCCTTGCTTTCCATGTATGCCGGCGCCGACTATATCAAGACATCTACCGGCAAAGAAAAGGTAAGCGCTACCCCAGAAGCGGCATACGTGATGTGTCAGGCTATCAAGGAATACTATGATAAGACTGGCATACAAATAGGTTTTAAGCCCGCTGGCGGCATCAATACGGTTACAGACGCCATTACCTACTACACCATCGTTAAAGAGCTCTTAGGCGAAAAATGGCTCACCAACAAGTGGTTCCGCATGGGAACAAGTCGTTTGACCAACCTCCTGCTAAGCGAAATCCTTGGAAAAGAGACCAAATTCTTCTAA
- a CDS encoding WG repeat-containing protein, whose amino-acid sequence MRKKITLFLLLFTLSTMSLNAQVGIALYLEKASICKQSNGKFGLNDSHKKPIITDADTIFTISDVFYYIIKNGKHGIYFMSGEPCIPIEYDNIEHIYKDYWHITKDGKAGLCRSNGRQVLPTNYKKISVIRRKESDKYDFFIVKKDKYGLCDDNGKPILPTQYDKIQYRDGYWALEKASATDYLLNDEHLVKGITISKYEIPFLHRENGKNKKYYSFKKGNLWSIIDEDGHTRIKAQYKNRLQLTSYEDENTPIFFIAHDNGNFGIVDLYNKIILPIKYGGILRTAFKDIIEVETAQGYQLFSLRSKRIITSFYDENSKSDSNYLYLHKEPFVTPFDPRKEQTLLPWEYKRVQNIEGSDNFIAQKEGRYGVVNSRNEALVPFIYDNIKSTLKPNMLIIEKERKYGIIDTSNKLLYGMTDNAIESRRNYFEIKDYSKPLNPRLDYELKPIPDPR is encoded by the coding sequence ATGAGAAAGAAAATCACCCTCTTTTTATTGCTTTTCACCCTATCGACGATGAGCCTAAATGCCCAGGTTGGCATTGCACTCTACCTTGAAAAAGCCAGTATCTGCAAGCAAAGTAATGGCAAATTCGGCCTCAATGACTCCCACAAGAAGCCTATTATCACCGATGCCGACACAATTTTTACGATCAGTGACGTCTTCTATTATATCATCAAAAACGGCAAACACGGTATCTATTTCATGAGCGGTGAGCCGTGTATCCCCATTGAATACGACAATATAGAGCATATATACAAAGATTATTGGCACATCACAAAAGACGGGAAAGCAGGCTTGTGCCGGTCAAACGGCAGGCAAGTTCTGCCCACAAACTACAAGAAAATCAGCGTCATTAGAAGGAAAGAAAGCGACAAATACGATTTCTTCATCGTCAAGAAAGATAAGTATGGCCTTTGCGATGACAATGGTAAACCTATCCTCCCGACCCAATACGACAAGATACAATACCGTGATGGTTATTGGGCATTAGAGAAAGCATCGGCTACCGACTATCTTCTCAACGATGAACACCTCGTAAAAGGCATCACCATCAGCAAGTATGAAATCCCCTTTCTCCACCGTGAGAACGGTAAAAACAAAAAATATTACAGCTTTAAGAAAGGTAATTTATGGAGCATTATCGATGAAGACGGACACACACGCATAAAGGCTCAGTATAAAAACAGACTCCAATTGACAAGCTATGAAGACGAGAATACCCCCATATTCTTTATTGCCCACGATAACGGTAATTTCGGTATCGTCGATCTCTACAATAAAATTATCCTGCCTATCAAATACGGTGGCATTTTGCGAACGGCATTCAAAGACATCATTGAGGTAGAAACCGCACAGGGATATCAGCTTTTCAGTCTGCGCTCCAAACGCATCATCACGTCCTTCTACGATGAGAACAGCAAATCTGACTCCAACTATTTATACCTCCACAAAGAGCCTTTCGTAACACCTTTTGATCCTCGCAAAGAGCAAACCCTGCTTCCATGGGAATACAAAAGAGTACAAAACATCGAAGGAAGTGATAACTTCATCGCACAAAAAGAAGGACGATACGGTGTTGTCAACAGTAGGAATGAAGCCCTTGTTCCCTTTATATATGACAATATCAAAAGCACTTTAAAACCCAACATGCTTATCATTGAAAAAGAGCGTAAGTATGGTATCATCGACACAAGCAACAAACTGCTGTATGGCATGACAGACAATGCCATTGAAAGTCGACGCAACTATTTTGAAATCAAGGACTATTCAAAACCCTTAAACCCAAGACTCGACTACGAGTTGAAACCCATCCCCGACCCTCGATAA
- a CDS encoding nucleotide pyrophosphohydrolase — protein MTLQEAQKSVDEWIKTYGVRYFNELTNMACLTEEVGELARVIARKYGEQSFKPGEKANLGEEMADVLWVLLCLANQTGVDLTAELKKSFEKKTQRDNKRHLNNNKLK, from the coding sequence ATGACCCTTCAAGAAGCCCAGAAATCCGTTGATGAATGGATAAAAACTTATGGCGTTCGCTACTTCAATGAACTCACCAACATGGCCTGTCTCACAGAAGAAGTAGGCGAATTAGCACGCGTTATAGCCAGGAAATATGGCGAGCAAAGCTTCAAACCGGGTGAGAAAGCCAACTTAGGAGAGGAAATGGCCGACGTGCTTTGGGTGCTCCTTTGCTTAGCCAACCAAACCGGTGTAGACCTCACGGCCGAATTAAAGAAAAGCTTTGAAAAGAAAACCCAGCGTGACAACAAGCGTCATCTGAACAACAATAAATTGAAATAA
- the dtd gene encoding D-aminoacyl-tRNA deacylase yields MRIVIQRCAQASVTLNNEVKTAIGRGYLILLGIEESDTEEDANWLIHKVINLRVFDDEQGIMNRSIMDIDGEILVVSQFTLFASYKKGNRPSWLRAAKHEISVPLYNYFCNELSHKLCKTVGTGEFGADMKVALVNDGPVTICMDSKARE; encoded by the coding sequence ATGAGAATAGTCATACAACGCTGTGCACAGGCCTCTGTTACCCTAAATAATGAAGTGAAAACTGCTATTGGCAGAGGCTACCTTATCCTTTTAGGCATCGAAGAAAGTGATACCGAAGAAGATGCTAATTGGCTGATACATAAAGTAATAAACCTAAGAGTTTTCGACGATGAGCAGGGCATCATGAACCGTTCTATCATGGATATTGACGGCGAAATCCTTGTTGTTTCCCAGTTCACACTATTTGCAAGCTACAAGAAAGGCAACCGCCCATCGTGGCTCCGCGCAGCAAAACATGAGATTTCAGTACCTCTTTACAACTATTTCTGCAATGAATTGTCACACAAACTCTGCAAAACCGTAGGCACAGGAGAGTTCGGAGCCGATATGAAAGTGGCGCTCGTCAACGACGGCCCCGTAACTATTTGCATGGATAGTAAGGCGAGAGAGTAG
- a CDS encoding polyprenyl synthetase family protein, whose protein sequence is MDYLSLIKEPISAELEDFISLFNQSLSHDEGLLSQVLVHIRQRGGKRMRPMLILLMAKNFGRVSSVTQHAAVGLELLHTASLVHDDVVDESSERRGQASVNALYDNKVSVLVGDFILSTALLYVSKTHSEVIVRHLSELGRTLSDGEILQLTNIQNEAITETAYYEIIKRKTAALFEACAAIGAESAGASHDDVEAARKFGQNLGIIFQIRDDIFDYYDSKEIGKPTGNDMLEGKLTLPVIYALKSTGNAEMMMLARKVKAREVKQSEINQLVAFTKENGGIEYADQQMWKFHADCMRFIDERVGDSAIKTALKAYLDFVIERKS, encoded by the coding sequence ATGGACTATTTATCACTCATCAAAGAGCCGATTTCAGCAGAGCTTGAAGACTTTATATCGCTTTTCAATCAGTCGCTTTCGCATGATGAAGGGCTGTTATCTCAGGTGCTGGTGCATATCCGTCAGCGCGGAGGAAAGCGCATGAGGCCGATGCTGATCCTGCTGATGGCGAAGAACTTCGGCCGTGTTTCCAGTGTGACTCAGCATGCGGCAGTAGGTCTGGAGTTGTTGCATACGGCGAGTCTTGTGCATGATGATGTCGTAGATGAAAGCAGTGAGCGACGCGGACAGGCCAGTGTGAATGCCTTATATGATAATAAGGTGAGTGTCTTGGTGGGTGATTTCATTCTTTCTACAGCCTTGCTTTATGTGTCGAAAACGCATTCAGAAGTCATCGTGAGACACCTTTCGGAACTCGGACGCACGCTCTCTGACGGTGAAATTCTACAGTTGACGAATATCCAGAACGAGGCAATCACCGAGACCGCTTATTATGAAATCATCAAGCGAAAGACTGCAGCTTTGTTCGAAGCCTGTGCTGCTATCGGTGCAGAGAGTGCCGGAGCAAGTCATGACGACGTTGAGGCGGCAAGGAAATTCGGCCAGAATCTCGGCATCATCTTCCAGATCAGAGACGATATTTTCGACTATTATGACTCGAAAGAGATAGGTAAACCCACAGGCAATGATATGCTTGAAGGCAAGCTTACGCTACCGGTCATCTATGCTTTGAAGTCTACAGGAAATGCAGAAATGATGATGCTTGCACGCAAAGTGAAAGCACGTGAGGTGAAACAGAGTGAAATCAATCAGCTCGTGGCATTCACCAAAGAGAACGGGGGCATTGAATATGCCGACCAACAGATGTGGAAATTCCACGCCGATTGCATGCGGTTTATTGACGAAAGAGTGGGGGATAGCGCCATAAAAACGGCCTTGAAAGCTTATCTTGACTTTGTGATAGAGAGGAAGAGTTAG
- the uvrC gene encoding excinuclease ABC subunit UvrC, producing MTREENEKRLAYLKNIVLNMPEKPGSYQFYDENKNIIYVGKAKRLKQRVSSYFHKEVDRFKTKVLVSKIRDISYTVVNTEEDALLLENSLIKKYNPRYNVLLKDGKTYPSICITNEYFPRIFKTRNINKRFGTFFGPYPHVGSMYAILDIIKRLYKPRTCRLPLTKEGVQQGKFKPCLEYHIHNCDAPCIGKQSYEEYQENMNQAREILKGNTREVSKRLYQLMMKNAELLKFEAAEDIKKKISLLNEFVAKSEVVSHTIDDVDVFTIVDDETNHNAYINYIHVRKGTINQSFTYEYKRKLDESDEELLITAIPDIRERFKSHAKEIIVPFEMEWKIKGAEFFVPQRGDKKHLLELSEMNGKQYKFDRLKQSEKLNPEQKHTRLMKELQAKLKLPKLPYQIECFDNSNISGMDAVAGCIVYKGMKPSRKDYRKYNIKTVVGPDDYSSMQEVVRRRYSRMIEEQTSLPDLIITDGGKGQMEVVREVVADELHLDIPIAGLAKDDRHRTNELLYGFPPQTIGLDVKSELFKVLTQIQDEVHRYAITFHRNKRSKHALHSELDDIKGLGPKGKEALFKELKTVKSIKESDNQRLIQILGASKGMIVYKHFHPEMPETE from the coding sequence ATGACACGCGAAGAAAATGAGAAACGATTAGCTTATCTCAAGAACATCGTATTAAACATGCCTGAGAAACCTGGTAGCTATCAATTTTATGATGAGAACAAAAATATCATATATGTCGGTAAAGCCAAGCGTCTCAAACAGCGTGTCTCATCTTATTTCCATAAAGAAGTAGATCGGTTCAAGACTAAAGTGTTAGTCTCCAAGATTAGAGATATCAGCTATACCGTCGTCAATACTGAAGAAGATGCGCTCTTACTCGAGAACAGTCTCATCAAGAAGTATAATCCCCGCTACAACGTCTTGCTGAAAGACGGCAAGACTTATCCCAGCATCTGTATTACTAACGAGTATTTTCCACGTATCTTCAAGACCCGAAATATCAACAAACGTTTCGGCACTTTCTTTGGTCCCTACCCTCATGTCGGAAGTATGTATGCCATTCTTGATATCATCAAGCGCCTTTACAAACCACGCACCTGTCGCCTTCCTCTCACCAAAGAGGGTGTTCAACAAGGGAAGTTCAAACCTTGCTTAGAATACCATATTCATAATTGTGATGCTCCATGCATTGGTAAACAGAGCTACGAAGAATATCAAGAGAACATGAATCAAGCACGCGAGATTCTAAAAGGGAACACTCGTGAAGTGAGTAAAAGACTTTATCAACTCATGATGAAGAATGCCGAACTCTTAAAATTCGAGGCAGCAGAAGACATCAAAAAGAAGATTTCACTCCTCAACGAATTTGTTGCTAAGAGTGAAGTTGTCAGTCATACGATTGATGATGTAGACGTTTTTACTATTGTTGATGATGAGACTAACCACAATGCCTACATCAATTATATTCATGTGCGCAAGGGAACCATCAATCAAAGTTTTACATATGAGTATAAAAGAAAACTTGATGAAAGTGACGAGGAACTACTAATTACTGCCATTCCCGACATCAGAGAACGTTTCAAGAGCCATGCTAAAGAGATTATTGTGCCATTTGAAATGGAGTGGAAGATAAAAGGTGCAGAGTTCTTCGTACCTCAAAGAGGTGATAAAAAACATCTCCTCGAACTGTCAGAGATGAATGGGAAACAGTATAAATTCGACCGACTGAAGCAATCAGAGAAACTCAATCCGGAACAGAAGCATACGCGGTTGATGAAAGAGTTGCAAGCCAAGCTAAAGCTTCCCAAACTTCCCTATCAGATTGAATGCTTTGACAACAGCAACATTTCAGGTATGGATGCCGTGGCAGGCTGCATAGTATATAAAGGTATGAAGCCCTCACGGAAAGACTATCGCAAATACAACATCAAGACGGTTGTTGGTCCCGATGATTATTCCTCCATGCAAGAAGTCGTCCGCCGACGCTATAGTCGCATGATAGAAGAGCAGACTTCCCTCCCCGACCTCATTATTACGGATGGTGGGAAAGGTCAAATGGAGGTCGTAAGAGAAGTAGTTGCCGATGAACTACACCTCGACATACCCATTGCCGGACTTGCCAAAGACGACCGACACCGCACAAACGAACTCCTCTACGGTTTTCCTCCACAGACCATTGGACTTGATGTGAAGAGCGAACTCTTCAAAGTACTCACACAAATACAAGATGAAGTGCACCGTTACGCTATCACCTTCCACCGCAACAAGCGCTCAAAACACGCCCTACACAGTGAACTTGACGACATCAAAGGGCTTGGACCAAAGGGCAAAGAGGCGCTATTCAAGGAACTAAAGACCGTTAAATCCATAAAAGAATCTGATAATCAACGACTTATACAAATTCTTGGAGCATCTAAAGGAATGATAGTTTATAAACATTTTCACCCAGAAATGCCCGAAACAGAATAA